A region of the Sulfolobales archaeon genome:
TACAATAGCTGTTGAGGGTTTGAGCAAGGGCCAGGAGATCATGATCGGATCTGAGGCCCCCGTGTCCCCTGGTAATATACTGCCTCTCAGGGCTATACCGGAGGGGACGAAGATCTGTAATATCGAGAGAAGACCTGGTGATGGTGGTAAAATAGCTAGGAGGGCTGGGAGCTATGCAGTGCTTATAAGCAAGAGCCAGGGTAAGGCTCTAATACAGCTACCAAGCGGTAAAGTTGTAGAGCTAATGGATCTATGTAGAGCCACTATAGGTGTACCAGCAGGTGCTGGAAGGCTTGAGAAGCCATTGTTAAAGGCTGGTGCTGCCTACCATAAATACAAGGTTACAGCTAGAAAGTGGCCTAGAGTAAGGGGTGTTGCTATGAACCCTGTATCCCATAAGTTCGGTGGAGGCTCCCACCAGAGCGAGTCTCACCCAACAACTGTGTCTAGAAATGCTCCACCAGGTAGGAAGGTAGGGCATATAGCTGCTAGGAGGACTGGGCTTAAGAAGAGGTAGGGTTTTTAGACGAATAGCTCGTCAGATCCCTAGCCCTTCTATACTCCTTATAGCTATCACCAACATGTAGATACAGGGCTATCCCGGGGCATCTTTTACTCACTTCCCTCAATATGTCCTCATCATCCTCATGGATCTCAGCTATATTATATACCTCGGCAACCCTTTCTATCACCTTTACCTTGAAGGACTTTGCATCAAGCATCTCATGAACCCTAGGAATGTTTATCGGGGGTCTATAGGGGTTTCTATTTCTAGCCTTCTTCGAGGGTCTCATAAGCATATATACCCCCTTGCCCAGCTCTACACCTATTCTCGATAGCTGCTCCACAGTTTTATCGAGCAGATGTTCTGGTCTTCCTGTAAGTATAAGTATCTCCAACCCCTTCTCGGTACATCTTTGAAGGGCTTCAACACCCGCTTTTCTGGGTATGTCGAGGTCTAGGAGATCTTCTCTCAGAAATATATCCCAAAACCTATTTCTATCACCTCTAGCCTCTTGCTCAGCTATCAACAATCTTCTGGAGACGTCGAAGAGAACACCGTCTAGATCAACTATGCATATCCCGCGACTCTTCTCCCCCAACATCTAGCTCCTCTCTCAGCTTTTCCTCAGCTTTTCTAAAGTAGTATCCAGGTGTTCTCTTCTCACCAAATGCCTGTATCCCCTCTCTCCTTAGCTTTTCCCTTAGCTCTGAAGCCTTCTCCCTAGTGATTTCCCCTACTCTTTCTAGATAGTCTATGACCTCCTCAGCTTCCCTCTGATCCCTTGCCCTTGTTATGAAGTCCTCTGGTGATGGTTGATAGCCTCTCCAAGGATCTCTATATAGATCCTTTAGCCTTATGCTTCGAACCTCACCCTCTATCTCCTTGTAGAGATTTGGAAACATCTTCCTGAACTTCTCTCTATCCCACTCCATATTGGCTACCAGTAGATTTTAGATCTTGGGGATAAATAAGGATAGAGCTATACTATCACCTCCCCAGGGTTTATTATAGTCCCCGCCTTTACTCTGGAGCCTTTTCCAATGATACATCCTATCTTTGCATATTCCCTACCCCTTGCAAGCCCCCTTCTCTCTGGATGCACAGCTATGTTCCAGGTTATTGTGTTGGGCTCTACCACTGCTTTCTCACCTACTACTGAGTAGCCTATATAGCTTCCTCTACCTATTGTTGCGCTGCTCATTATGAGGGATCTACTGATCTCTGAGTAAGAGCCTATGATAGCCCCCTCTTCAATGGATGTGGAGTTTCTTATAAAGGTGTTAACCCCTATAAAGACCTCCCT
Encoded here:
- a CDS encoding DUF2095 family protein; amino-acid sequence: MEWDREKFRKMFPNLYKEIEGEVRSIRLKDLYRDPWRGYQPSPEDFITRARDQREAEEVIDYLERVGEITREKASELREKLRREGIQAFGEKRTPGYYFRKAEEKLREELDVGGEESRDMHS
- a CDS encoding 50S ribosomal protein L2, which encodes MGKRLLQQRAGRGSPTFRSPSHLRVAPARYPPVEKLGEKTIVGYVEELVHDPGRWTPLAKIVTVNGIEFYTIAVEGLSKGQEIMIGSEAPVSPGNILPLRAIPEGTKICNIERRPGDGGKIARRAGSYAVLISKSQGKALIQLPSGKVVELMDLCRATIGVPAGAGRLEKPLLKAGAAYHKYKVTARKWPRVRGVAMNPVSHKFGGGSHQSESHPTTVSRNAPPGRKVGHIAARRTGLKKR